One part of the Leptolyngbya sp. FACHB-261 genome encodes these proteins:
- the polA gene encoding DNA polymerase I, translated as MLQSSSDAALTAASTAQPPVTPAANSDVLLLVDGHSLAFRSFFAFAYGREGGLRTSTGIPTSVCFGFLKALLEVLEREKPKAVAVAFDLSTPTFRHEADATYKEGRAETPQEFISDLANLKELLRSLNLATCSAPGFEADDVLGTLSAQGSAAGYQVKVLSGDQDMFQLVDPDRRISVLHLSSKDRIAEYGPEQVQAKLGIRPDQVVDYKALCGDSSDRIPGVKGIGEKTAVKLLSEYGSLDNILAALPEMKGAVKKKLEEGIESARHSQHLARIVQDVPLALSLDECKLTGFNAQEVIDSLEKLEFQTFVNQIQRLQSVFGGAEIPIEVAPRPQAKRQAQPAFVPQFDDDDLSFFSAEETEQSQAEPVVKIEPQIIDTPEKLAALKARLLKHQDPETPIAWDTETTALSPFDATLVGLGCCWGETATELAYIPIAHTAGQTLDLDLVRSELREILESDVYPKVLQNAKFDRLILRGQGIELRGVVFDPMLASYLLDPETGHSLSELSLRYLGIQALSYKDLVKDKKQTIADISIPAVADYCGMDVHTTYRLVPILREKLAEFTELKQLLSQVELPLEAVLADMEWQGIRIDSAYLAEFSKALEEDLKKIEIRAYEQAGESFNLNSPQQLSKLFFEKLNLDKKKSRRMASGYSTDAAVLDKLQGDHPLIDTILEHRTLAKLKSTYVDTLPTLVRPDTHRVHTDFNQAITATGRLSSSNPNLQNIPIRTAFSRQIRKAFIPEPGWLLVAADYSQIELRILAHLTQEPLLIKTYNQNEDVHTLTAQLLLGKQEVNSEERRLAKVINYGVIYGIGAQRFARESGISIRDAKAFIDAFKLRYPAIFEYMKRIEDQAQDRGYVETILGRRRYFRNLNSLGPGQRAALLRAAVNAPIQGTSADIVKIAMVNLHRYLQAEGCQARLLLQIHDELVLEVPRDEWPSLEPQIKQIMESAVTLSVPLVADVHAGDNLMEAK; from the coding sequence ATGCTCCAATCTTCCTCTGATGCTGCTCTGACGGCTGCGTCTACGGCACAGCCCCCCGTCACCCCTGCCGCAAACTCCGATGTTCTGCTGCTGGTGGATGGGCATTCCCTGGCCTTCCGCTCCTTCTTTGCCTTTGCCTATGGGCGAGAGGGGGGATTGCGCACCTCCACTGGCATTCCCACCAGCGTTTGCTTCGGCTTTCTCAAGGCTCTGTTGGAAGTGTTGGAGCGCGAGAAGCCCAAAGCGGTTGCGGTTGCCTTTGACCTGTCGACGCCCACGTTCCGTCACGAAGCGGACGCCACCTACAAAGAAGGGCGGGCTGAGACGCCTCAGGAGTTCATCAGTGACCTGGCCAATCTCAAGGAGTTGCTGAGGAGCTTGAACCTGGCCACCTGCTCGGCACCTGGCTTTGAAGCGGATGATGTGCTGGGCACTCTGTCGGCTCAAGGCAGCGCGGCGGGCTATCAGGTGAAGGTGCTGAGCGGCGACCAGGACATGTTCCAGTTAGTGGATCCTGATCGCCGGATTAGTGTGCTGCACCTCAGTAGCAAAGACCGAATTGCCGAATATGGTCCTGAGCAAGTGCAAGCCAAACTTGGCATCCGGCCCGACCAGGTTGTGGACTACAAAGCCCTGTGCGGCGATAGTTCAGACCGCATTCCCGGCGTCAAGGGCATTGGCGAAAAAACGGCGGTAAAGCTACTAAGTGAGTATGGCTCTCTAGACAATATTTTGGCAGCGCTGCCTGAGATGAAAGGGGCAGTCAAAAAGAAACTAGAGGAAGGCATCGAGAGCGCCCGTCACTCGCAGCACCTCGCCCGGATTGTGCAGGATGTGCCCCTGGCTTTGTCGCTGGATGAATGCAAGCTAACGGGTTTCAATGCCCAAGAAGTCATCGACAGTTTAGAGAAGCTAGAATTCCAGACCTTTGTCAATCAGATTCAGCGCCTGCAATCTGTATTTGGTGGGGCTGAGATACCGATTGAAGTTGCGCCTCGCCCCCAAGCCAAACGTCAGGCTCAGCCAGCCTTTGTGCCGCAGTTTGATGACGATGATTTGAGCTTCTTCAGTGCGGAAGAAACGGAGCAGTCACAGGCGGAGCCTGTGGTCAAAATTGAGCCGCAAATTATTGATACGCCTGAGAAATTAGCAGCGCTAAAAGCACGGTTACTCAAGCATCAAGATCCTGAGACGCCCATTGCCTGGGACACCGAAACGACAGCGCTGAGCCCTTTCGATGCCACCCTGGTTGGCTTAGGTTGCTGTTGGGGAGAGACAGCTACGGAGCTGGCCTATATTCCCATTGCCCATACTGCCGGTCAAACCCTAGATCTCGATCTAGTGCGCTCGGAACTGCGCGAGATTTTGGAGAGCGATGTTTATCCCAAAGTCTTGCAAAATGCCAAGTTCGACCGTTTGATTCTGCGCGGTCAGGGTATTGAACTACGCGGGGTGGTATTCGACCCGATGTTGGCGAGCTACCTGCTCGATCCAGAAACAGGCCACAGCTTGAGCGAGCTATCTCTGCGTTACTTGGGCATCCAAGCGCTGAGTTACAAAGATCTGGTCAAAGACAAAAAGCAAACCATTGCCGATATTTCTATTCCAGCCGTCGCTGACTACTGCGGCATGGATGTACATACGACCTACCGCTTGGTTCCCATCCTGCGCGAAAAGCTGGCAGAGTTTACAGAACTGAAGCAACTACTGAGCCAGGTCGAATTGCCGCTAGAGGCAGTTCTGGCAGACATGGAGTGGCAGGGCATCCGCATCGACAGTGCCTATCTGGCCGAGTTCTCTAAGGCGCTAGAAGAAGACCTCAAGAAAATTGAGATTCGGGCCTACGAGCAAGCTGGCGAGAGCTTCAATCTCAACTCGCCGCAGCAGCTCAGCAAACTGTTTTTTGAAAAGCTAAACCTAGACAAGAAAAAGTCGCGCCGCATGGCCAGTGGCTACTCAACCGATGCCGCTGTTCTGGACAAGCTGCAGGGTGACCATCCGCTGATCGACACGATTTTAGAGCACCGCACTCTGGCCAAGCTGAAATCAACCTATGTAGACACCTTACCAACCCTGGTGCGTCCAGATACGCATCGGGTTCACACTGACTTTAATCAGGCGATTACCGCAACTGGTCGGCTGTCCAGCTCCAATCCCAACTTACAAAACATTCCGATTCGAACGGCCTTTAGTCGCCAGATTCGCAAGGCTTTTATTCCTGAGCCGGGCTGGCTGCTAGTCGCAGCTGACTACTCACAAATCGAACTGCGAATTCTGGCCCACCTCACCCAGGAACCACTGCTGATTAAGACCTACAACCAGAATGAGGACGTTCACACCCTGACGGCCCAATTATTGCTGGGCAAGCAAGAAGTGAATTCCGAAGAACGGCGTCTGGCTAAGGTGATCAACTACGGTGTGATCTACGGGATTGGTGCTCAGCGCTTTGCCCGAGAGTCTGGCATTTCTATCCGGGATGCCAAAGCGTTTATTGATGCCTTCAAACTGCGCTATCCTGCCATCTTTGAATACATGAAGCGCATCGAAGATCAGGCGCAAGACCGTGGTTATGTCGAGACGATTTTGGGCCGCCGTCGCTATTTCCGTAACCTCAATTCCCTAGGGCCAGGGCAACGAGCAGCGCTACTGCGGGCAGCGGTTAACGCACCGATCCAAGGCACGAGTGCTGATATTGTCAAAATCGCCATGGTGAATTTGCACCGTTACCTCCAAGCCGAGGGTTGTCAGGCGCGGTTGCTCTTGCAGATTCACGACGAATTGGTTCTGGAAGTGCCCCGTGACGAGTGGCCGAGTTTAGAGCCGCAGATTAAGCAGATCATGGAATCAGCTGTGACTCTCTCTGTTCCCCTAGTAGCCGATGTCCACGCCGGTGACAATCTGATGGAGGCGAAATAG
- a CDS encoding glycosyltransferase family 39 protein, whose amino-acid sequence MELPIRNFQLTCLRGLVVVALLLGLCLRFVNVEHKVYWYDEVFTSLRAAGYTEAEAVEQFVDGREIEAQRLQQYQSPAPERDLTATLQSLAQEDPQHSPLYYVLAHFWMRQFGDGAADMRLLPILFSLLAFPCLYWLCQELFDSPWVSGLAVALMALSPFQLLLAQESRQYSLWVATILLSSAALLRALRLQTLLAWGLYAATLSLALYTYLFSVLVAAGHGLYVLATQGLRGKTTRAYLLASLAGSLTFLPWLLVLLGNWSQALVATEAQTKSFELSYLVKRWALNLSLIFVDFDLELGRDPALKFLIPLAVLLVGYSLFVLVRTSPKTTWLFVLTLIGTTALALALPDLILGGRRSSVARYLAPCFLGIRLAVAYCIAAHLTTWHQSPWGQWQQRLGQLMLVLVLSGGLLSCVVNSQSQTWWNKGKSYDNPQVAQHVNQGSNPLILSDARMGQLLSLSYLLDPHVRLRLQPTCHTCTLESRQLQPDLLDGLDTFSSVFLYQPSKLMRSQLTEQNYQLKPVAKLKDLWQLVP is encoded by the coding sequence ATGGAGTTACCAATCCGTAACTTTCAGCTCACCTGCCTACGAGGTCTGGTAGTCGTCGCTTTGCTCTTGGGCTTATGCCTGCGTTTCGTCAATGTTGAGCACAAAGTCTACTGGTACGACGAGGTCTTTACCTCACTGCGCGCCGCTGGTTACACCGAAGCTGAAGCCGTTGAGCAATTCGTGGATGGGCGGGAGATTGAAGCGCAGAGACTTCAGCAGTACCAAAGCCCAGCACCTGAGCGAGACTTAACGGCGACTCTGCAATCTCTGGCTCAGGAGGATCCTCAGCATTCGCCGCTCTACTATGTGCTGGCGCACTTCTGGATGCGGCAGTTTGGTGATGGTGCTGCTGATATGCGACTCCTGCCCATCCTGTTCAGTCTGCTGGCGTTTCCCTGCCTCTATTGGCTGTGCCAGGAGCTGTTCGATTCGCCCTGGGTATCTGGGCTGGCAGTGGCGCTGATGGCGCTCTCGCCGTTCCAATTACTCCTGGCCCAGGAGTCGCGGCAGTACAGTCTGTGGGTGGCGACTATTTTGCTGTCGAGTGCAGCCCTGTTGCGAGCGCTCAGGTTGCAGACTTTGCTGGCTTGGGGGCTTTATGCTGCCACCTTAAGTTTGGCTCTTTACACCTATCTTTTCTCGGTGTTGGTTGCCGCAGGGCATGGCCTATATGTCCTGGCGACCCAGGGATTGCGCGGCAAAACGACACGGGCTTACTTGCTGGCTTCGCTGGCTGGGTCGCTGACGTTTCTACCCTGGTTGCTGGTCTTACTGGGCAATTGGTCCCAGGCTCTGGTTGCGACTGAAGCCCAGACTAAGAGTTTTGAATTGAGCTATTTGGTCAAGCGCTGGGCCTTAAATCTGAGCCTGATTTTTGTGGATTTTGATCTAGAACTGGGCCGGGATCCAGCTCTGAAATTCTTAATCCCGCTCGCTGTCCTGTTGGTGGGCTATTCGCTCTTCGTTCTAGTCCGAACTAGCCCTAAAACGACTTGGCTGTTTGTTCTAACCTTGATCGGCACAACCGCCCTAGCTCTAGCGTTGCCCGATCTGATTTTAGGTGGCAGACGCTCTAGCGTTGCCCGCTATTTAGCTCCCTGTTTTCTGGGCATTCGCTTGGCTGTGGCCTACTGTATTGCTGCTCACTTAACGACCTGGCATCAGTCGCCGTGGGGCCAATGGCAACAGCGGCTGGGTCAGCTCATGTTGGTGCTGGTTCTCAGCGGTGGCTTGCTCTCCTGTGTTGTCAACTCGCAATCCCAAACTTGGTGGAATAAAGGCAAGAGTTATGACAATCCTCAAGTGGCGCAACACGTGAATCAGGGTAGCAACCCCCTGATCTTGAGCGACGCTCGCATGGGCCAGTTGCTCTCGCTGAGCTACCTCCTAGACCCACATGTCCGCCTGCGCTTACAACCCACCTGTCATACCTGTACCTTAGAGTCTAGGCAGCTCCAACCGGATCTACTCGACGGTCTAGACACATTCAGCTCGGTGTTTCTATATCAGCCCTCTAAGCTGATGCGTTCGCAGTTGACTGAGCAGAATTATCAGCTCAAGCCTGTTGCCAAGCTGAAGGACCTCTGGCAGTTGGTTCCCTAG
- a CDS encoding glycosyltransferase family 39 protein, protein MSTRLSESSVLLLPWFRIFIVILLALGIFFRFVNLDRKVYWGDEALTSLRSSGYTEAELIENVFNGRETSISELRRYQQVNPDKNLGDTVRALSLDAPEHPPLYFVMARLWMQEFGNSIAVKRALPAVLSLLTFPCLYWLCLELFGSALVSWIAVALFAVSPLQVLYAQEARHYSLWTVLTLLSSLAFLRALRLSGSKSEAMSWARSWAMPWPIYGVTVALQVYTALLAVPVILGHGLYILLTEGFRWSQKLKSYLLATGAGLLCFVPWLLTFSTASSKPEVLATAPEEAMAPLSLAKLLGRGLSYLFFDVQLDYDKPFAYLMPPIILLVGYAIYFLQRHGPRRASFFVWILIASVALPLILLDFATGTERSANARYLMPSLLGIQIAVAYLLATQLTAREPWAWRTWSLVMVTLLSCGIVSCSVSTQAEAWWNKYHSYFNPDVAEIINKAERPLLVGDGLSNLGNIMALSHLLDSKVQLQFFVRPDIPTIASAGYSDVFALKPGEDIRNNLMQQGYEIEPVFSAKHMKLWRLQK, encoded by the coding sequence GTGTCTACTCGGTTATCAGAGAGCAGTGTGCTTCTTTTGCCTTGGTTCCGCATTTTCATTGTCATTCTGTTAGCGTTGGGAATCTTTTTTCGCTTCGTCAATCTAGACCGCAAGGTCTACTGGGGCGACGAGGCACTAACCTCTCTGCGCAGTTCTGGCTACACTGAGGCTGAACTGATCGAGAATGTCTTCAATGGTCGGGAAACGAGTATCAGCGAGTTGCGCCGCTATCAACAGGTCAATCCAGATAAAAACCTGGGGGACACGGTTCGAGCACTGTCTCTAGATGCACCGGAGCATCCTCCGCTTTATTTCGTGATGGCGCGGCTGTGGATGCAAGAGTTTGGCAACTCAATCGCTGTAAAGCGAGCCTTGCCTGCGGTCCTCAGCCTGCTCACGTTTCCCTGCCTCTACTGGCTTTGCCTAGAACTGTTTGGTTCGGCCTTGGTCAGTTGGATCGCTGTCGCCCTCTTTGCGGTCTCGCCCCTGCAAGTGTTGTATGCCCAAGAAGCACGGCATTACAGCCTCTGGACGGTGCTGACCCTACTGTCTAGCCTCGCCTTTTTACGCGCCCTGCGCTTGTCTGGCTCAAAGTCTGAGGCGATGTCCTGGGCAAGGTCCTGGGCAATGCCTTGGCCAATATATGGGGTAACGGTTGCGCTCCAGGTTTACACGGCTTTGTTGGCAGTACCCGTCATTTTGGGACATGGTCTGTACATTCTGCTCACTGAAGGCTTTCGCTGGAGTCAGAAGCTCAAGTCTTATCTGCTAGCTACGGGTGCTGGGCTGCTCTGTTTTGTGCCCTGGCTCCTGACTTTTTCCACGGCTTCCTCCAAGCCTGAGGTGTTAGCTACTGCACCTGAGGAAGCAATGGCCCCGCTGTCCCTGGCGAAATTGTTAGGTCGTGGTCTGAGCTACCTATTCTTCGATGTGCAGCTTGACTACGATAAGCCGTTTGCCTATCTGATGCCGCCCATTATTCTGCTGGTGGGTTATGCCATTTACTTTCTGCAGCGGCATGGTCCAAGGCGAGCCTCGTTCTTCGTTTGGATTCTGATTGCGAGTGTTGCCCTGCCCCTAATATTGCTCGATTTCGCAACTGGAACCGAGCGCTCCGCCAACGCCCGCTATCTGATGCCAAGTTTGCTAGGCATCCAAATTGCCGTTGCTTATCTCCTGGCCACTCAGCTCACGGCTAGAGAACCTTGGGCCTGGCGCACCTGGTCCTTGGTCATGGTGACCCTTCTCTCCTGTGGGATTGTTTCTTGTTCTGTTAGCACGCAAGCAGAAGCTTGGTGGAACAAGTATCACAGCTATTTCAACCCCGATGTCGCTGAGATTATCAACAAAGCGGAACGACCTTTGTTAGTTGGCGATGGTCTCTCGAATCTCGGCAATATTATGGCCTTGAGCCATCTGCTCGACTCCAAAGTACAGTTGCAGTTTTTTGTTAGGCCTGATATTCCGACAATTGCCTCTGCTGGCTATAGCGATGTTTTCGCCCTTAAACCGGGTGAAGATATTCGCAACAACCTAATGCAGCAAGGTTATGAGATCGAGCCTGTCTTCAGTGCCAAACATATGAAGCTTTGGCGCTTGCAGAAGTAG
- a CDS encoding universal stress protein, producing the protein MFQKLLIATELSDGLDRLAQLVPSLAAGGIRELVFVCAIPWQEGQIPRPDQARLAFAQSRLAVAQEKAPPDCKVHLVIETGKPVDLIARAATEHQSQAIMLGTPMRTLLEERLFGSTTIGLSQRLRLPLIVMRPHLLSAFTLEELDLRCRHLFRHLLIPFDGSPPSQSLVKQIAERLKSGGRGSVETCTLFRVVDSGGRRGVLPTDAIAQAEQSLAPVQAELETLGLQVRTDARQGNPVLEILKISQEQDISALAVSSSRAGTVWELSVQSVCGELLRRSWHPVIFFSSKS; encoded by the coding sequence ATGTTTCAGAAGCTTCTGATTGCCACTGAACTGAGCGATGGCCTAGACCGGTTGGCCCAATTGGTGCCAAGCCTAGCTGCAGGCGGCATTCGCGAACTGGTTTTTGTCTGCGCTATTCCTTGGCAGGAAGGTCAAATCCCACGTCCTGACCAGGCTCGCTTGGCCTTCGCCCAATCCCGTTTGGCAGTTGCTCAGGAGAAAGCCCCACCGGACTGCAAGGTCCATCTGGTGATCGAGACCGGCAAGCCGGTAGACCTGATCGCTCGGGCAGCAACTGAGCATCAATCCCAGGCGATTATGCTGGGCACACCCATGCGCACTTTGCTGGAGGAGAGACTGTTTGGTAGCACCACGATTGGCCTCTCTCAACGGCTGCGCCTACCCTTGATTGTGATGCGTCCGCATCTGCTGTCAGCTTTCACCTTGGAGGAACTGGATCTCCGCTGTCGTCACCTGTTTCGCCATCTACTGATTCCCTTCGATGGCAGTCCTCCTTCTCAGTCATTGGTGAAGCAGATTGCTGAACGGCTCAAAAGCGGAGGTCGGGGTTCAGTCGAGACTTGTACATTATTTCGAGTTGTCGACTCAGGGGGACGGCGAGGCGTTCTGCCCACTGATGCCATCGCACAGGCTGAGCAATCGCTGGCTCCGGTTCAGGCTGAGCTAGAGACATTGGGATTGCAAGTGCGAACTGATGCGCGTCAAGGCAATCCAGTGCTGGAAATTCTTAAAATTAGTCAAGAGCAAGATATTTCAGCCCTGGCGGTTTCTTCAAGCCGAGCAGGCACAGTTTGGGAGCTATCAGTGCAGAGCGTTTGTGGGGAATTGCTGCGTCGCAGTTGGCATCCCGTGATCTTCTTCTCATCCAAGTCTTGA
- a CDS encoding class I fructose-bisphosphate aldolase encodes MTATVSARRTIESSLGAEAEDLLSYTAKVPKSLLHLPGPDWIDRSFALTDRPPQVLRSLQQLYSTGRLANTGYLSILPVDQGIEHSAGASFAPNPIYFDSENILKLAIEAGCNAVATTLGVLGSVSRKYAHKIPFIMKLNHNELLTAPNQFDQIMFASVEQAWNLGAVAVGATIYFGSPESTRQIQEVSAAFARAHELGLATILWCYTRNNAFKQDKDYHLAADLTGQANHLGVTIEADIIKQKLPEVNNGYAAVAQATGHSYGKTDPRVYSELTTDHPIDLTRYQVLNCYAGRAGLINSGGASGKNDFAEAVRTAVINKRAGGTGLISGRKAFQRPFDEGVELFRAIQEVYLSPEVTIA; translated from the coding sequence ATGACTGCTACCGTCTCGGCCCGCCGCACCATTGAGTCTTCGCTCGGTGCAGAAGCGGAAGATTTGCTGTCCTATACAGCCAAGGTTCCCAAGAGCCTACTCCATTTGCCCGGTCCCGATTGGATCGACCGCAGTTTTGCCCTAACCGACCGACCGCCTCAAGTGTTGCGCAGTCTGCAACAGCTGTATAGTACTGGGCGTTTGGCTAATACCGGCTATCTCTCGATTCTGCCGGTGGATCAGGGCATTGAACACTCGGCAGGCGCCTCTTTTGCGCCGAACCCAATCTATTTTGATAGCGAAAATATTCTCAAGTTAGCGATTGAAGCGGGCTGTAATGCCGTCGCTACCACGCTAGGCGTGTTGGGCAGTGTGTCACGCAAATACGCCCATAAAATCCCCTTCATTATGAAGCTCAATCATAATGAGCTGCTGACCGCACCCAATCAGTTTGACCAGATTATGTTCGCCTCGGTCGAGCAGGCCTGGAACCTGGGCGCAGTTGCCGTGGGCGCAACTATTTACTTTGGTTCGCCTGAGTCTACGCGTCAGATTCAAGAGGTCAGTGCTGCCTTTGCCCGTGCCCATGAGTTAGGGTTGGCAACGATTCTCTGGTGCTATACGCGCAATAATGCCTTTAAGCAGGATAAAGACTACCACTTGGCAGCGGATCTAACCGGGCAGGCCAATCACCTAGGCGTGACGATTGAAGCCGATATCATCAAGCAGAAACTGCCTGAAGTTAACAATGGCTACGCAGCAGTTGCCCAAGCCACGGGCCACAGCTACGGCAAAACTGACCCCAGAGTTTATTCAGAACTCACTACCGATCATCCAATTGATTTGACGCGCTATCAAGTGCTCAATTGCTATGCCGGTCGCGCTGGTTTGATCAATTCGGGTGGGGCTTCGGGCAAGAATGATTTTGCTGAAGCAGTCCGAACTGCCGTGATCAATAAGCGAGCGGGTGGTACTGGTTTGATTTCGGGTCGCAAGGCGTTCCAACGTCCTTTCGATGAAGGCGTTGAGTTGTTCCGCGCGATCCAAGAGGTTTATCTCTCGCCTGAAGTGACGATTGCCTAG
- a CDS encoding Uma2 family endonuclease produces the protein MATGHRIEVLSASTEGFDRGEKLADYRQLDSLQEYVPISSEKQRVECFRRNAASD, from the coding sequence TTGGCTACCGGACACCGAATCGAAGTGCTTTCTGCTTCTACAGAAGGCTTCGACCGAGGCGAGAAACTGGCAGATTATCGACAGCTCGATTCTCTTCAAGAATACGTGCCGATCAGTTCAGAAAAACAGCGAGTCGAATGCTTCCGTCGCAACGCTGCAAGCGATTGA
- a CDS encoding glycosyltransferase, translated as MRILFTTWPAHGHLLPMLPLIRTAQRAGHEIVVASGREGVAEAQRRSLPTWNVGPSRAEANAAFRLLVPDLGMIPPAERLPTVVSGVFGAAAARRIVELLPLTDQWRPDLVVHPITELAGAVVAARTGARHVVHGLGPLPVEAWEWFGSRFGDLCRDWDVPDLTEHILDRVYLDNCPPMLQADAVNDFRNRRALRPTSGEVLPGEGLPWAEDVLAALPYEHTVHLTLGTLFNGATEVFVTALAGLRQLPVNVLVTVGPGADPHCLGPQPDHVLVTDFAPHALLLPRCDALVTQGGAGTIVAALCHGLPHLILPQGADQFHNAATAERAGMALVLPPPQFTPDTVTTAVDQLLKDPALRQRCRAAQGEIATMPDEDAVLATLTA; from the coding sequence ATGCGCATTCTGTTCACCACCTGGCCCGCCCACGGCCACCTCCTCCCGATGCTGCCGCTGATCCGGACGGCTCAGCGTGCCGGACACGAGATCGTGGTCGCCTCCGGCCGCGAGGGTGTAGCCGAAGCGCAGCGCCGGAGCCTGCCGACCTGGAATGTCGGTCCGAGCCGCGCCGAGGCCAATGCAGCGTTCCGGTTGCTCGTTCCGGACCTGGGCATGATTCCGCCTGCCGAGCGCTTACCCACCGTCGTCTCCGGGGTGTTCGGGGCGGCTGCGGCGCGGCGGATCGTGGAACTCCTGCCCCTGACCGATCAGTGGAGGCCCGATCTGGTCGTCCATCCCATCACCGAGTTGGCTGGGGCAGTCGTCGCGGCGCGCACGGGTGCCCGTCATGTCGTCCACGGCCTCGGTCCGCTGCCCGTCGAGGCATGGGAATGGTTCGGTTCCCGGTTCGGCGACCTTTGCCGGGACTGGGATGTGCCCGACCTGACCGAGCATATCCTCGACCGCGTCTACCTGGACAACTGCCCACCGATGCTGCAGGCCGACGCGGTTAACGATTTCCGTAACCGCCGCGCGCTCAGGCCGACATCCGGAGAGGTCCTGCCCGGCGAAGGACTGCCGTGGGCCGAGGACGTGCTGGCAGCGCTGCCGTACGAGCACACCGTGCACCTGACTCTTGGAACGCTGTTCAACGGGGCGACCGAAGTGTTCGTGACCGCTCTGGCCGGACTCCGTCAACTGCCGGTCAACGTTCTGGTCACTGTCGGGCCGGGGGCCGACCCCCACTGCCTTGGGCCGCAGCCGGACCACGTTCTGGTCACTGACTTCGCACCGCACGCACTTTTGCTGCCACGCTGCGACGCACTCGTGACCCAGGGTGGCGCGGGTACGATAGTCGCCGCCCTCTGCCACGGGCTGCCCCACCTGATCCTGCCGCAGGGGGCCGACCAGTTCCACAATGCCGCAACCGCCGAGCGCGCGGGGATGGCGCTCGTACTGCCCCCGCCACAGTTCACGCCAGACACCGTAACAACCGCGGTTGACCAGCTTCTGAAGGACCCGGCTCTCCGCCAGCGGTGTCGAGCTGCTCAGGGCGAGATAGCAACAATGCCGGATGAGGACGCGGTCCTCGCGACCCTTACCGCCTAG
- a CDS encoding Uma2 family endonuclease, protein MIASQSSSFLSPEAYLEAEKTSPLKHKYSRGQVYAMAGASDAHVTITLNLAFALRNQVWGGVCRVCGSGTSGRLPHRNPQVKIPAQTRP, encoded by the coding sequence GTGATTGCTAGCCAAAGCAGCTCCTTCCTTTCTCCAGAAGCATATTTAGAAGCTGAAAAGACCAGTCCCCTCAAGCACAAGTACAGTCGAGGGCAGGTCTATGCAATGGCTGGGGCTAGCGATGCCCACGTAACCATCACGCTCAATCTGGCTTTTGCCCTGCGCAACCAGGTTTGGGGAGGCGTCTGCCGTGTTTGCGGTAGCGGGACGAGCGGTCGGCTGCCCCACCGGAATCCGCAGGTCAAGATCCCCGCTCAGACCCGCCCATAG